The sequence below is a genomic window from Salvelinus fontinalis isolate EN_2023a chromosome 19, ASM2944872v1, whole genome shotgun sequence.
gtttgcagtctagccagacacctaggtacttatagatgtccacatattctaggtcggaaccgtccagggtggtgatgctagtcgggcgtgcgggtgcaggcagcgaacggttgaaaagcatgcatttggttttactagcgtttaagagcagttggaggccacggaaggagtgttgtatggcattgaagctcgtttggaggttagatagcacagtgtccagggaagggccggaagtatacagaatggtgtcgtctgcgtagaggtggatcagggaatcgcccgcagcaagagcaacatcattgatgtatacagagaaaagagtcggcccgagaattgaaccctgtggtacccccatagagactgccagaggaccggacaacatgccctccgatttgacacactgaactctgtctgcaaagtagtcggtgaaccaggcaaggcagtcattagaaaaaccgaggctattgagtctgccgataagaatatggtgattgacagagtcgaaatccttggccaggtcgatgaagacggctgcacagtaatgtcttttatcgatggcggttatgatatcgtttagtaccttgagcgtggctgaggtgcacccgtgaccggctcggaaaccggattgcacagcggagaaggtacggtgggattcgagatggtcagtgatctgtttgttgacttggctttcgaagaccttagataggcagggcaggatggatataggtctgtaacagtttgggtccagggtgtctccccctttgaagagggggatgaccgcggcagctttccaatccttggggatctcagatgatacgaaggagaggttgaacaggctggtaatagggggtgcgacaatggcggcggacagtttcagaaatagggggtccagattgtcaagcccagctgatttgtatgggtccaggttttccagctctttcagaacatctgctatctggataacACCTCTACAGACGGCCCCTATCTGCAACATAAacatttggtgtatcattttactgcaagaaatgcttaattcaGCAGGAGTCAATATTAAGGCTAtttgagaggttatagacctacagtcagattccagatttcagtttccattcaacccatctgaacagtaggctacagttccctagAAGTGTCATAGGCCTATTTGATGTTCCAGTCCTGTGACTGTGGaatttgtatagcgcctcacacttcacaatcatcacacagtattcactgctatcatcctcttttaccacttcaaAAAATCTTAAACATTGTCCTAACTTTTTCTGGCCATTCGCAAAAGCATTTGGTGACTGGCGTGGAAGCTATTTTCCGTgcattgattaattgttcagcagtcttttggcttgggggtggaagccCTACCTAGATGTACAAATTACTTGTAACCCAGCACACTtgctcggtaccggtaccccctgtatatagcctcgttattgtaatTTTATTGTGTTCGTTTTTATtagtttttatttagtttatttggtaaatattttcttaactcttcttgaaccgcacttttggttaagggcttataagtaagcatttcacggtaaggtctacacttgttgtattcggcgcatgtgacaaataaagtttgatttaatttgatttgagtaTAAAAATAACGGAGAAAAATACCTCAgtgtagcctatagatataaatTGCACAATAATTACACATTTATGGATTTTTTTACGCATTGTTTTCTATTTATTCAACCCAACCGctacccaccctcccttcatccacacaatatttcatgaccctaaacctgcCCACCTGCAGGTTATGTCAACCTTTCTCATCTTGAACCATCACACACACCTCTTCAGGAGCTCCTATAGGAGGAGTGGGTTAGCAGACCCATCCTTTCTCATCTTGAACCATGAGTAAAAGGCTGATCTAGGTTTTTGGCTTCTTGATGTCAACACTGGGATTACTGGAGGATCCCTCAGATAGTTGGCCAGTGAGGCTCCTGCATTATCAAGGTGGCCTGGCACTTGTCCAACCTGTGGAAGGACTACTTCACTGACTTGACAGCTTTCAACAACTGCAGATGCTTCCCTGTGGTCTGTCAAATGTTAGAACACTGTTCAAACATCTGACTTCAGGGTTTCGTCTATAGATTACAATGTAGGAGCTCTGCATATTGATTCCCATCCTGTTTCATTCTCTCATACTTTTAAACATCACTTTGAATTATTGTCAATGAAAGCAGTTTCTAGCTTTACTCCAATGAAGAGAACTCTTGAAATGTTAATTTGTATTGACCTATAAAATGttgacttcttcttcttctacttcttctagCTTTGCCATGGCAGTGAGAGGTTTGCTCACGTGTGGGATAACCGTGGGGGTTTGCAGTGCAATATTTCGCTTTGTTTGGATGGAATGCACAGATATTCGAAGGAGGgggaaaaaaattaaaaataagcCGAACAGCTGGAAACACGGATAGCTGGATCCGTGTTTCACTTTGTCAGTGGTAAGTATGGCATGTTGGGCTCTACAAATGACAGAAATGTTTTTCCATCAACATTTCCTGGTATGATTAAAACCTCTTCTCAGACATGGCTGCATACTGCTTATATATCAACAGAGCGGCCAGGAAAATCTTCACTCACTCTTTAGATCAGGGTCCCCCCAACTGGCTGCCCGCTGGCCGAATTTTGCTCACAGGTGGATTTATTTGTCTCcccaagtttaaaaaaaataagatttaacattttcattgttggacataaaaggctgtaaaaacaccagctccaagtgattacaattttgggaatctgttcccaagtattttcACGCATAATAGAAAGACACATGATCGTATACTGTACAAATGTAAGCAAATCTCCTTGCGCTTCTTCCCTGTCCATCTCCTCAAgaaaatctagttgatgatccctgctttaGAGTCAGGAATCCTACAGTAAGATTAATATTTCAAAGGTCTACATTATGCTGATTGAGATTAAAAGTACAACTTAATTAGGGCTTTGAGTCCCGCTAGCGgtacaacttccggtgaaactggcgGGTACGCAATTCAAGTAATTAATCATAAAAATGATTGCTATTAAACatgtaggtacatacaagtgtcttatatcggttgaacgcttaaattcttgttaatttaactgcactgtccgatttacagtagccattacagcaaaagcatgccatgcaattgttcgaggacggcgccccacatcaaaatattttttacaacggcacaggtttcataaattcacaaagcGATGAAATATTCACTtattttttgaaaatcttcctctgatttgtcatccaaagggtcccagctaaaacatgtagtgtcgttttgttagataaatcaTTCTTTATATTCTATATATCGTCTCGTCTTCATCACGCGCCCAAACAATTTCCAAGAGTGTGTCCTACTAAACTCATATTTCTTACTCGTtttggaagttacaagcctgaaaccttgaacatagattGCGGACACCTAGTGGAAGCCATATGAATTGGGTCCTGGGAGCTAGAATTATATATGcccctatactttccattgtaagagcatgggctgTCAAAATAAATCtgtttggtttttctttggattgtcTCCTACCacatctattgtgttatagtctcatacattattttaacatttatacaaacttcaaagtgttttctttccaatggtaccaattacatgcatatcctggtttcagggcctgagcaacaggcagtttactttgggcatgtcagtcaggtggaaattgagaaaaaaggatcCTATCCCTAACAAGGTTTACAGCTGCAAATGTTACAGTATGTTACTGATTTATGCTTTCTACTCTATACTAAGGTATGATTTAGGAACTCCCATTTTTCTTGGATTATTGGGAGGTTTTTGAATAATTTAAGAACCgtttttggtttcaggtaaaaccctttggggtccatgtagaaccctctgtggaaaatgGTTTGACCcgcaacctaaaagggttcttcaatggttctcctatggggacagctgaaaaaacattttaggttctagatacacttagaaaaaaaggtgctatcagAATGACAACCATTTATTATATCTCTGAACAGTAAGATCACATTGTTCCTGCATGCCATCATTATGTTGCCTTCATCCAATAATGGCAATGACAACGATGTGGAGAAAAGGAAAAATTATGACCACAAACAAGTGCTAAGTGGCCTAAAAATGTCCAGGCACTCCTGTGGGTTTGCAAGTTAAAAGCCATTTGAACATACattattttttatcaaaatgtgttttttgtcagaaatgccttctggaccATGTGAACTTAATAAagaacttgtatgccatctgtaaatacgaatacaattgttaaattacaagcctagttggtttagccacagaaaaagccagCAATCGTCCCGCTAGCAATGTTTGGctaagataatgagtgggctggacatgccgagagatgagtttggattggtctgccatatagcaggcttctgtctatttgagctgtaTTTTtgctgtattttttgttgttgccgtaactgcataagtgttgctctccactttctggaggaccgagttttgaaatctgtggaattagagtatgatagctaaggagatggcgAAAACAGCTGTCTCAAACTAAGGGCAATAATGGCATCTGTGACAGGGAGAAGCTTCAATcaatgatgtatacaggtaagatagtctagttagctagctaacgttagctggctggcttgctagatAACAgtatgtgtatgatcttattattcatatctcagagccatttgctttgctagttatagcctaatgttagttagttaacattgaacctggttggttagctacctgcagattcatgcagggtagtaacgttatgagttgggattattgtTCATTAATTACaaagctagctacatgtcttaacaagtGCAACGCAAGTAACCATTTTAATAGAATGTGAATAAAAACcgttgatagacgtagctggtaaacttgctctggctatctactccgatttcagagcactatcgtctgagtgtgccagagtgcagaataactgacaaatttacgaacgctcaacacccattgaatatggctggtgtcagtaaacgttgacAAAAAACATTAATTGTTGCCAGCCAAACATTAATTGTTgccagttgcagtcaccaacgctctggctaacagcctaaccagccccgctagggtgagtaaaatggtcagtgagctgttctctcatttgtgtctgaaaatagctagcaagccagccaacgttagccagttagcttgggtgcttgactgctgttgttagtacagaatactcggatcaacccttaaagagatgggtggggctaaagcttaagaaggtgtgaacaatgctgaatgggtgaagacaaagaagggctctccagtaGGTAGCACAaccattcaaaggccattttctcaaaagtgagtttacaagtttatcaactttcaaagcagaatttctTCCCCATTAtacctcaaatgcagtgtatgatataccattccatagctctgtgtctctgcttttatccactgtaaaaaacacaatttcaaattttgctaatAAGACCAAATCAAGGCAGTCGGTCATATATACCATTGGGGAGAAGTCTATTATGGAAAATTATGAACATATTTTTTTTTCCAGCTACATACTTTGATATTGTCCTTTCAGTTCAATGTATATTGCTTTGACGTCTGAGTTTTCCTTTACAAACTTCCCACATACTGTTTTCTGTCTGTATGGTTGATGCACCCAGAAAATAATGCGTTTCTATGCTAGTATGACATGAGCAGGggttcctgagtggcgcagctgtctaaggtactgtatttcagtgctagaggtgtcactacagaccctggttagattccaggctgtatcacggcTGGCCGtgaatgggagtcccatagggcggcattgtaaataagaatttgttcttaactgtcttgttAAGTTGGGAAAAAAGGTGATCTTTGTATGTAGTGTTTGAAATGGTATATAATTGAGATTTTTATAAATTCCTGTAAATAAAACTTTGGATATGCAATAGCAAGAATGGAGTCATTTTTGCAGAGTTTGTGGTCAACTTACTATTTTGTAAAACCTACAGTACAGGCTCTTGAAACCTCTATGGAAAATCATGACGATGACATAACATTAACACAACCTTTGTTTTTAGGCATAAACGAAACTACATTTATGGTGGTAGGATCCTGGATATCATACAAATAACAAACATGGCATGGGTCAGCAAACACCTTGCATCTTCTTCCATCAGTGTGGAGCAAGTAGGTGTGATGATATACACAAAGACAGACGGTGGCGAAGGGGCGGGGGTTGGTGAAGGTAGAATGTGAGCCGTCTTTCTCCACACTAGCTCACATTTCTCTTTCATTTGGGTTCTGACAGGAGCAGGCAACAGCTCTACTGCCATATTTCCTCCCTCCTGTCTGGTGTCTTTGCACACAGAGAGGCAGCCATGAATTACAGGACAGTAGTAATGTACATGGAGATTGGCTGCTTTGTGGTCTGTGTGAGTGGATGGATCCTGGTCTGCTCTACAATGCCCACTGAGATCTGGACCTGGTCTGAGGTAGAAAGCATCGTTCTGACCAGTTCAAACTACTTCTCCAATCTCTGGAAGGATTGCGTTTCTGATTCAACTGGAGTATCCGATTGCAAGGGTATCCCATCGATGTTCGGACTCAACTGTAAGTGAAGAATTCAAGTGGGTGAAGgagtcattttttaaattataacaGGATGTCAAAATAATAAAACACCTGCAGTAGGTTCTTCGAGAGACAAGAGGAAACTGTACCCAGGTACCATGAGGCTGTGGAACAATGGATGAGGTATTGTGCAGAAGTGAATTTAAACTTTCATGACCAAACCAtgacctccttcctcctcctcctggacAGGGGACATCCATATGTGCCGGGCTCTGATCATTATCTCTATTATTTTGGGATTCTTCGGGGCCATTCTGGTCCTAGTCGGAATGAAGTGCACTAAGATAGGAGGATCTGAGGTTGCAAACGCAAGAGTGACTTTTGCTGGAGGGATGAACTATCTTGTGTCTGGTaaacaattttatttttattgatgtTCACGTGGCTATTCTGATTGTTGGATTCCTGGGTGAACTCTAACAGTCGATTTATCTTGTTTAGGGTTGTGTTCCATGATTGCATTCTCTTATTATGGAAACAAAATAAGAGCGGAATTTCAGGATCCAAATTTCAGGGCACAAAAGTGAGTAACATTTATCAATTCTATGAAGATAAAATGCTTATAAAGGGGTTTAGATTTTGTATTCAGTAACATATGAAAACATTTCACAATTATTATGGTATAAGGGACGGTAAGGTGTTTACAGTGAAAATGCATGGGACAACTTTTTTGACAGGTTTGAAATCGGAGTAGCTGTGTACATTGGCTGGGGAGGCTCCACCCTACTGGTCATTGGAGGCCTCATTTGCAGTGTCTTTGCTGGGAAGGAAGCATGTCAATCAAGGTGTGTTTTTTCTATGCATTTCATATAATAAATCACATGCACCAGATTTCAATGAATGTGCATAATAAAGGGGATCTAATGATGGTTCCATTTCCAATCCAACCTTCACAGCTCAAAGAATAAACACGTGCCTGTCTACAAGCTCCCTGACGTCGGCGTGGAAACTCCAGCTGAACAGATGTACAGACCGGTGTCAAAAGCACGCACAGAGGGTGGAGAGAGCAGGGAGTCCAAGACCAGCAGAGTCAGCAGTGAGACTAGGAGAAGTGGGAGCAGTAGCAAGATAATCTCCAGTTTGAACGCGTATGTGTGACCTGCTCTAGTAGCCTACAGTTTGACATAATAAGCTAttctgtagtctctccatatTGCTGTGTAAAGCCTTAAACTGTAGGAGACTGTGAATGAATGGTTAGTGAAGTTGCAATTTAATAATAGCTCCGTAGCTTATAAGTTTGACAATTgtgtaattacattttttttatccattGTTTGCTTTGTATTGTCCTGCATTTTATTTGTGAATAAAAGATCACAAACAAATGATCATGTTTTTAGTCATGAAACCCTACCAAACCTAAATCATACTTGATTTCCATTACACCCCCATATCAATCGAGTAATCAATCATCATCAGTTTAGGGTACAGCAGAGGCAAATATTGAATTTGTAATAAAGACTTTAATTCACAATGAAATAGAACTGTGACTGAGCTACAGTTGTGCACTTTACACAGCCTCTGGCCCTCAttgtcacgactcccaccgaagttggctcccctgccttgtccgggcggtgctcggcggtcgtcgtcgccggtctaccagccgccaccgatccctttttccttttctgttcgtttggtcttattagttgcacctgttcctTATTGTGTTTCTTGATTTGTGTCTATTTAAGCCTGTTAGGCCCgcctaggtttgtgcgggattCTGTCAGAGTCCTAGAAGAACAGTGGGTTGGattcaggcgcagagagcagagggttcgaataaatgtatattttattcCCTGAAAAAAACGGTCACGCCACAAACACAAGGCGCATAAACTGACCGGCCCATCCACAGGACCCAAAATGTCCGGGAAAAGTGAATACAAACGAACATTCACAACCTAACAGAAAAACAACCTAGGCGGGCCTAACAGGCTTAAATAGACAAAAATCAAGAAACACAATAaggaacaggtgcaactaataagaccaaacgaacagaaaaggaaaaagggatcggtggcggctggTAGACCGggcgccgagcaccgcccgaacaggcagggaaGCCAGtttcggtgggagtcgtgacacTCATTGAATGACACGCGGCTGCTGCTTACTATCCTGCTGCAAtggctcgggggggggggggggggggggggggggggtcaacaaaTGGTCCAATCAGAGTGACCCACGACTGGTAtgccaaatatatatatttttttttactatttgtgGATTTGTCTATGGTCAATGACGTGAATGGGCAAAAGCGGTGAAGGAGGATCGTCCTTCTCAAATTGAACAGTAATCTGTGCCGCTCGGTCATGTTGTCAACATGGAAGCATGGTCATAGTCCATAAaatatacaggaccagtcaaaagttgggccacacctactcattcaagggcatatggaatacatatggaatcatgtagtaaccaaaaatgtgtaaaacaaatcaaaatatatcttaaatttgagattcttaaaagtatccaccatttgccttgatgacagctttgcacactcttggcattatctcaaccagcttaatgaggtagtcacctagaatgcttttccaacagtcttgaaggatttcccacatatgctgagcacatgttggctgcttttccttcactctgtggtccaacttatcccaaaccatctcaattgggttgaggttaggtgattgtggaggccaggtcatctgatgcaacactcaattactctccttcttggtcaaatagcccttacacaacctggaggtgtgttttgggtcattgtcctgttgaaaaataaattatagtcccactaagcgcaaaccagatgggatggcgtatcgctgcagaatgctgtggtagccatgctggttaagtgtgccttgaattctaaatacattacagacagtgtcaccagcaacgcaccgccacaccaccacacctcctcctccatgcttcatggtgggaaccacacatgcggagatccattcacctactctgcgtctcacaaagacacggcggtgggaaccaaaaatctaaactaatcagaccaaaggacagattgccaccggtctgatgtccattgcttgtgtttcttggcccacgcaagtatcttcttcttcttggtgtccttcagtagtggtttcttggcagcaattcgaccatgaatgcctgattcacggaGTTTCCTCTGAACAGGAAGTACCCCAGGAAGTActcgtgctaaggtctattcaacgacCAATTGGAATCcgtgcttcaagattgttttgatcactcaCTGTTTGATTGCCtcagtaaggcaatcaaacaggcaaaacgtcagtacagagactaagaggagtcacaattcaatggctcagacacgagatgtatgtggcagggtatacagataatcacggattacaaagggaaaaccagtcacgtcgcagacaccgacgtcttgttcccggacaagctaaacaacttctttgcccgctttgaggataacacagtgccatcgATGCAGCCCACTACCAAGGaatgtgggctctcgttctccgtggacGAAGTGATTAATACAAGGCTTCAGGCCCAGAggagcgtcctcagagcatgtgcagaccagctggctggaacgtttacagacaaattaaatctctccctatcccagtctgctattCCCACTTGCTTCAAAATGTCCAACAtgtccattgttcctgtacccaagtatcctgtatcctgtatcctgtatcctgtatccaagaaagcaaaggtaagtgcgtacagcccagtacatcactggggccaagcttcctgccatccaggccctatataataggcggtgtcagagaaaagcCCAAGAAATtgtcagtcacccaagtcatagactgttttctctgctaccgtatggcaagcgccaagtctaggaccaaaaggctccttaacagcttctacccccaagccataagactgctgaaaaattaatcaaatggccaccggactatttacattgacccccccccccccacgctccatttgttttgtacactgctgctacttgctatttattatctatgcatagtcactttacccttaccgcacattgactcggtacaggtacaccctgtatatagcctcgttatttttacttattgtgttactttttattatttttcacttgagtttatttggtaaacagtttcttaactctttttgaactgcactgttggttaagggcttgtagaagcatttcacagtaaggtctacacttgttgtattcggcgcatgtgacaaataaagtttgatttgagtgtgcaaagctgtcctcaaggcaaagagtggctacttcgAAGCGtcacttaatttctcagaacaagaacagactaatgagtttcagaaggaagtcctttgtttctggccattttgagcctgtaatcgaacccacaaatgctgatgctccagatactcaactagtctaaagaaggacagttttattgcttcttaaatcaggacaacagttttaagctgtgctaacataattgcaaagggttttctaatggtcAGAAAACCTTTtaaataataaacttggattagctaacttgccattggaacacaagagtgatggttgctgataatgggcctctgtacacctgtaCCTACacactgtagatattccataaaaaatctgcagtttccagctacaatagtcatttacaacattaacaatgtctacactgtatttctgatcaatatgATGGTATTTTAcaggacaaaaaatttgcttttctttcaaaatcaaggacatttctaagtgaacccaaaaTTTTTAAACGGTAGTGTTCATCTAGCTGGATTTTCTatgcatcggcaagacagaaccGCAGCTTCGGGTAGCTCAAGGGGGGAGATTTGtgtctttgttaacaacagctggtgcacaattcTAATATTAAGGAGGTCTTGAGGTTCTGCTTGCCtcagaatacctcatgataagctttaGACAATACTATTtatcaagagagttttcatctatatttttcatggCTGTCTATTGACCAACATAAAATTATGCTGGCACTatgaccgcactcaatgagctgtatagggccataagtaAACAAAgcaaatgctcacccagaggcgacACTCCTAGTGgacggtgattttaatgcagggtaACTGAAATCTGTCTtgtcatttctaccagcatgtcacctgtgcaagtCACCTAAGGTGAAAAAACTTTACATCACtcttactccacacacagaaacagatacAAAGTTCTCTCTGAACATCCTTTTGCCAAATCTAagcataactctatcctcctgattcctgcttataagcaaaaactcaaacaggaagtaccagtgacatgCTCAATACAGAAGTCGTCCAACGAAGTGGTCAGATGGCGtgtttacacatggtctgcggttgtgaggcgtactaccaaattctctaaaacaatgttggaatcAGCTTATGgtattaacattcaattctctggcaatatctctggtggacattcctgcagtcagcaagccaattgcaaactccctcaaaacgtgagacatctgtggcattgtgttgtgtgacaaaactgcacattttagagtggctttttattgtccccaatataaggtgcacctgtgtaatgatgtttaatcagcttcttgatataccacacctgttaggtggatggattatcttggcaaaggagaaatgctcactaacagggatgtaaacacatttgtgcaccatatttgagagaaatacgctttttgtgcgtgtggaacatttctgggatcttttatttcagctcatgaaacatggaaccaacactatacatgttgcatttatatttttgttcagcatatttcttgttttgttttgccATTGCTTGTGTTTGATCATCCTCAGATGGGGACCCAAAGAATGACATGGCCTGAGCAAAGTCATTGAACTCAAACTACACCTCATATCGGTGAGTCCACCGCAATGTAATTCAACTCAAACTACGCCTCATATCGGTGAATCCACAGCAAAGTAATTCAACTCAAACTACACCTCATATCGGTGAGTCCACCACAAAGTAATTCAACTCAAACTACACCTCATATCGGTGGGTCCACCGCAATGTAATTCAACTCAAACTACGCCTCATATCGGTGAGTCCACCGCAAAGTAATTCAACTCAAACTACGCCTCATATCGGTGAGTCCACCGCAAAGTAATTCAACTCAAACTACGCCTCATATCGGTGAGTCCACCGCAAAGTAATTCAACTCAAACTACACCTCATATCGGTGAGTCCACCACAAAGTCATTCAACTCAAACTACACCTCATATCGGGGAGTCCCCGCAAAAACTCAAACCAGACTTCGGTGAGTGCACCATATACTTATAGGAACAACAAACTACTGTTAAAAAATGACTGTTAATAATtaaaaatgttatttatttaacctttatttaactagtcaagtcagttaagaacaaattattatttacaatgaccgcaTACCCTGGCCAAAacctaacctggacgatgctgggccaattgtgcgctgccctaaaCTACTGTTAATAAACAACTGTTAATGAAATACTGTTAATAACTGAATGTCTGTGTAGACCAGAAAAAAACAcacttatctcatctctctgtcaTGTCACTCTTCCAACAAGTCAGACTTCAGAAAGGGAATCTACTCCTGAAGCAGGGGAGAATAGATGAAGCAGAGAGCAGTTTTAAGAAAGTGGTCAGTAATTTCAACATAAATTAACACTCTCTGGAGGTG
It includes:
- the LOC129816684 gene encoding claudin-10-like, with amino-acid sequence MNYRTVVMYMEIGCFVVCVSGWILVCSTMPTEIWTWSEVESIVLTSSNYFSNLWKDCVSDSTGVSDCKGIPSMFGLNWDIHMCRALIIISIILGFFGAILVLVGMKCTKIGGSEVANARVTFAGGMNYLVSGLCSMIAFSYYGNKIRAEFQDPNFRAQKFEIGVAVYIGWGGSTLLVIGGLICSVFAGKEACQSSSKNKHVPVYKLPDVGVETPAEQMYRPVSKARTEGGESRESKTSRVSSETRRSGSSSKIISSLNAYV